One Desulfobulbus propionicus DSM 2032 DNA segment encodes these proteins:
- a CDS encoding HD domain-containing protein, whose product MAGDDVFTALREVFGWPDLFLGLAVVLAGLAGAVLLRKGDTAPPDTREIALGELAACWTRSPVYRTVHIADLVHLWRDEQLARVAVEPPAVAHPRAAAFLRQIDEWPFFRTCHEQGAVCRQLVQLLDREGDCPSVVDVRGDVEAAWEANTYRLLAQTTLLDHSLDVADQVVRLLADNQAWHVIPDTLVAALAHDLGKLPSARGTLYALGEHPLAAGTVLAGVPGFKELGRKDEILRAIKLHHKVADGLLGKTLKQADQLARQQELEEGMAAGGLQEVDGKEGTAVVEDGTARQGMKEIFAETTGPEVAREEKPRPLDISRWFDVAGFLALLKPVINRLDGRRFLAFSMADGLVYFQVKALEQAARQQAERAGCMEIATMAADDPTMRRVLLAVVQRLRQEPDVIARHLIRDSYFGGYFLLTRRFGKELRGYYTPFHAEPFGSIAEMERAKPDLLRDIVKVTPWAGEDRGD is encoded by the coding sequence ATGGCCGGTGACGACGTGTTCACGGCGCTGCGGGAGGTGTTCGGCTGGCCGGACCTGTTCCTTGGCCTAGCCGTGGTGCTGGCCGGGTTGGCCGGGGCGGTGCTGCTCCGTAAAGGGGACACCGCGCCGCCGGACACCCGGGAGATCGCCCTGGGCGAGTTGGCCGCGTGCTGGACCAGGTCCCCGGTGTACCGGACCGTGCATATTGCCGACCTGGTCCACCTGTGGCGGGACGAACAGCTTGCCCGTGTTGCAGTGGAACCCCCCGCCGTGGCCCATCCGCGGGCCGCGGCCTTTCTCCGCCAGATCGACGAATGGCCCTTCTTCCGCACCTGCCACGAGCAGGGAGCGGTCTGCCGGCAGCTGGTGCAGTTGCTCGACCGGGAGGGCGACTGTCCCTCGGTGGTGGATGTGCGCGGTGATGTCGAGGCCGCCTGGGAGGCAAACACCTACCGGTTGCTGGCGCAGACCACCCTGCTCGATCATTCCCTGGACGTGGCTGACCAGGTGGTGCGGCTGCTTGCCGACAACCAGGCCTGGCATGTGATCCCGGACACCCTGGTGGCTGCGCTCGCCCATGACCTGGGAAAGCTGCCGTCCGCACGTGGCACACTCTACGCCCTGGGCGAGCATCCACTGGCCGCCGGCACGGTGCTGGCCGGGGTTCCCGGCTTCAAGGAGCTGGGGCGCAAGGACGAGATCCTCCGCGCCATCAAGCTGCACCACAAGGTGGCCGACGGGCTGCTGGGCAAGACGCTGAAGCAGGCGGACCAGCTGGCACGGCAGCAGGAACTGGAGGAGGGCATGGCGGCCGGCGGGCTGCAGGAGGTGGATGGGAAGGAAGGGACTGCGGTGGTGGAGGATGGGACAGCTCGGCAGGGGATGAAGGAGATCTTTGCTGAGACGACCGGGCCGGAGGTGGCGCGCGAGGAAAAACCCCGGCCGCTGGACATCTCCCGCTGGTTCGATGTCGCCGGGTTCCTGGCCCTGCTCAAGCCGGTCATCAACCGGCTCGACGGTCGTCGTTTCCTCGCCTTCTCCATGGCTGACGGCCTGGTCTACTTCCAGGTCAAGGCGCTCGAGCAGGCGGCCCGCCAACAGGCGGAACGGGCCGGCTGCATGGAGATCGCCACCATGGCCGCGGACGACCCGACCATGCGGCGGGTGCTGCTGGCCGTTGTTCAACGACTGCGGCAGGAACCGGACGTGATCGCCCGCCACCTCATCCGCGACAGCTACTTCGGCGGCTATTTCCTGCTCACTCGCAGGTTCGGCAAGGAACTGCGCGGCTACTACACCCCGTTCCACGCCGAGCCGTTCGGCTCCATCGCCGAGATGGAACGGGCCAAGCCGGACCTGCTGCGCGACATCGTCAAGGTCACGCCCTGGGCCGGTGAGGATAGGGGCGACTGA
- a CDS encoding sel1 repeat family protein — protein MRNNLPCAGVLMAAIGLLMVTVLVDVQADPRTRTIERAESYRLRAEAGDVDAQTEYGFLLLEGISVDKDTRQGLQLLKKAARRGSTRAAKLLERLEATGRYKGAGTQTPAQVETPVQDILADDCCDAPGQGASLNDLQRQAEQGLVPRPSVREQRPWRPLADRNE, from the coding sequence ATGAGAAATAATCTGCCCTGCGCCGGCGTCCTGATGGCCGCCATCGGACTCCTGATGGTAACCGTCTTGGTAGACGTGCAGGCCGACCCTCGCACGCGGACTATCGAGCGCGCCGAGAGCTACCGCCTCCGTGCCGAGGCCGGCGACGTCGATGCGCAGACCGAATACGGTTTTCTGCTGCTGGAAGGCATTTCGGTGGATAAAGATACACGTCAGGGGCTGCAGTTGCTGAAAAAGGCGGCTCGAAGGGGTTCGACCCGGGCCGCAAAACTGCTGGAACGACTGGAGGCGACCGGGCGCTACAAAGGGGCGGGTACTCAAACGCCGGCCCAGGTCGAGACCCCGGTCCAGGATATTTTGGCAGACGATTGCTGTGATGCTCCGGGGCAGGGCGCCAGTCTGAACGACCTTCAGCGCCAGGCCGAGCAGGGACTGGTACCGCGGCCATCGGTCCGTGAACAGCGACCTTGGCGGCCGCTGGCAGACCGCAACGAGTAG
- a CDS encoding HD domain-containing phosphohydrolase, translated as MTEKILLVDDEPAILSSIERHLRRRFEIRTAESGEAALRQLKEDGPFAVIVSDMRMPNMNGIELLKLVKDLYPDTVRLMLTGHADRETAIDAVNTGQIFRFLAKPCPPALFVTSLVLALRQHRLITAEQELLQNTLKGCVSVLSELLGMTSPLACSSGLRIREYTVRIAESLRLPQPWQYEMAALLSQIGCITLPGEILSKFYTGQELTPGEAELFDTHPETARKLLERIPRMENVTEMIALQRKRFDEFTDAMRETMYEEILLGAQMLKAATEYDRLLFQGKGRGEALGLMRSQKKVYNPRILNILATVRAASPEQVLSLHVDQVGVGMVALDDVLAKNGTLVVAKGQIITPPLLKGLNNFSRQIGIIEPIRVRLGMFTDDDGP; from the coding sequence GTGACCGAGAAAATCCTGCTCGTCGACGACGAGCCCGCTATCCTCAGTTCCATCGAGCGGCACCTGCGCAGGCGTTTTGAAATTCGGACCGCCGAGAGCGGCGAGGCCGCCCTGCGGCAACTCAAGGAAGATGGGCCGTTCGCGGTCATTGTCTCGGACATGCGCATGCCGAACATGAACGGCATTGAACTGCTCAAGCTGGTGAAAGACCTCTACCCCGATACGGTGCGCCTCATGCTCACCGGTCACGCCGACCGGGAAACCGCCATCGACGCGGTCAACACCGGCCAGATCTTCCGCTTTCTCGCCAAGCCCTGCCCGCCGGCCCTGTTCGTCACCTCGCTGGTGCTGGCCCTGCGCCAGCACCGCCTGATCACCGCGGAACAGGAACTGCTGCAGAACACGCTCAAGGGCTGCGTCAGCGTACTCAGCGAACTGCTCGGCATGACCAGCCCGCTGGCCTGTAGTTCCGGACTGCGCATCAGGGAGTACACAGTCCGCATCGCCGAGTCGCTGCGCCTGCCGCAGCCCTGGCAGTACGAGATGGCCGCGCTGCTCTCCCAGATCGGCTGCATCACCCTGCCGGGCGAAATTTTGAGCAAGTTTTACACCGGTCAGGAACTGACCCCTGGCGAGGCCGAATTGTTCGATACTCACCCTGAAACGGCGAGGAAACTGCTGGAGCGGATTCCCAGGATGGAAAATGTCACTGAAATGATCGCCCTGCAGCGCAAACGGTTCGATGAATTCACCGATGCCATGCGGGAAACGATGTACGAGGAGATCCTGCTTGGCGCCCAGATGCTGAAAGCGGCCACCGAGTATGACCGCCTACTCTTTCAGGGCAAGGGCCGGGGCGAGGCGCTTGGCTTGATGCGGTCGCAAAAAAAGGTCTATAATCCAAGAATATTAAACATCCTGGCCACGGTCCGGGCAGCCAGCCCGGAACAGGTGCTGAGCCTGCACGTGGACCAGGTCGGGGTCGGCATGGTGGCGTTGGACGACGTGCTGGCAAAAAACGGGACACTGGTCGTTGCCAAGGGCCAAATCATCACCCCGCCGCTGCTCAAGGGGCTGAACAATTTTTCACGCCAGATAGGGATTATCGAGCCGATCCGGGTTCGCCTCGGCATGTTTACCGATGACGACGGCCCCTGA
- a CDS encoding thioredoxin family protein, which produces MIDGQVRCTGRVPKQSEVERWIG; this is translated from the coding sequence GTGATCGACGGCCAAGTCAGGTGTACTGGCCGGGTCCCGAAGCAGAGCGAAGTGGAGCGGTGGATCGGCTGA
- a CDS encoding SH3 domain-containing protein: MTTTGLSCLFRTGLGQFLLLSAQSAPAQNIARYGTCIRSGPSRQARVMLVVPGGYPIEVLEQSDGWTRFRDWQNSTARVASPLVSDIDTAVILASRGQIRSDAGVIRTVLAKKNGWGQRGLYETDSPAGWTRHATVFSA, translated from the coding sequence ATGACGACCACCGGCCTATCCTGTTTGTTCCGCACCGGCCTTGGCCAGTTTCTGCTTCTCTCCGCCCAGTCCGCCCCTGCCCAGAACATCGCCAGGTACGGCACCTGCATCCGTTCCGGCCCGAGCCGGCAGGCCAGGGTCATGCTGGTCGTGCCTGGGGGCTATCCCATCGAAGTGCTCGAACAGTCCGATGGGTGGACTCGTTTCCGCGACTGGCAGAACAGCACCGCCCGGGTCGCCTCGCCGCTGGTGAGTGACATCGACACCGCGGTCATCCTGGCCAGCAGGGGCCAAATCCGAAGTGATGCCGGGGTGATCCGCACGGTGCTGGCAAAAAAAAACGGCTGGGGCCAACGCGGGCTCTACGAAACCGACAGCCCGGCCGGTTGGACCCGGCACGCCACCGTGTTCAGCGCCTGA
- a CDS encoding class I SAM-dependent methyltransferase, with the protein MAPCRHAARPWPDKGSAAGEQSAHCRGARAPPSPDHASPSPDTSRPARAIHDETTGTMIEIDYTHGYYQELNPLRARLALLFAGLHCPIMDTACELGFGQGMSINLHAAASPVAWHGTDANPAHVAFAREIARAAGSEARLAAEPFAEYAARRDMPEFDFIGLHGVWSWVSAENKALLVDFIRRQLKPGGVVYVSYNTLPGWAAFAPMRHLLVTHAATLGAAGQGIVERIDQALEFTEALLAAKPLFADHHPTAGQKLAQCKRQDRAYLAHEFFTRDWQPMHFAEMAASLAPALLDFACSAHFPDHLDMVNLNQEQRAFLAEIPDPVLREGVRDFFVNQWFRRDYWVKGMRRLPPVRQAELLTEARLVLQTPRAEVGLQVRGVLGTAEMDGRIYGPLLDQLADHRPRSLGQLERSVCTPELTRAHLHEAVRILVAAGHLAPVQEEAAVKRARKHTDRCNAHLLHQAGCSDAVAILVSPVTGGGVPVDRVEQLFLLALTQGRRQPAEWAARAWETLVAEGRQLLREGVALATAADNLDELHALADRFAARRLPVLQALQVV; encoded by the coding sequence GTGGCGCCCTGTCGCCACGCCGCCCGCCCCTGGCCGGACAAAGGGTCTGCCGCCGGGGAACAAAGCGCCCATTGCAGGGGAGCAAGGGCACCGCCCTCTCCAGACCACGCCTCGCCCTCACCCGACACCAGCAGACCAGCTCGCGCCATCCATGACGAGACCACCGGCACCATGATCGAGATCGACTACACCCACGGCTACTACCAAGAACTCAACCCGCTCCGGGCCAGGCTGGCGCTGCTGTTCGCGGGCCTCCATTGCCCGATCATGGACACGGCCTGCGAACTGGGCTTTGGCCAGGGGATGAGCATCAACCTGCATGCCGCCGCCTCCCCGGTCGCGTGGCACGGCACGGACGCCAACCCGGCGCACGTCGCCTTTGCCCGCGAGATCGCGCGGGCCGCTGGCAGCGAGGCCCGGCTGGCGGCCGAACCGTTTGCCGAATACGCGGCCCGCCGCGATATGCCCGAATTCGACTTCATCGGCCTGCATGGGGTGTGGAGTTGGGTCTCGGCGGAGAACAAGGCCCTCCTGGTTGATTTCATCCGCCGCCAGCTCAAACCGGGAGGCGTGGTCTACGTGAGCTACAACACCCTGCCCGGTTGGGCCGCGTTCGCGCCTATGCGGCACCTGCTGGTCACGCACGCGGCGACCCTCGGCGCGGCCGGCCAGGGCATCGTCGAGCGTATCGACCAGGCCCTCGAATTTACCGAGGCCCTGCTGGCCGCAAAGCCCCTGTTCGCCGATCACCACCCCACCGCGGGACAGAAGCTGGCGCAGTGCAAGCGGCAGGATCGAGCCTACCTGGCGCACGAATTCTTCACCCGCGACTGGCAGCCCATGCACTTTGCCGAGATGGCCGCTAGCCTGGCGCCGGCCCTGCTCGACTTTGCCTGCTCGGCCCATTTTCCGGACCATCTCGACATGGTCAACCTCAACCAGGAGCAGCGGGCCTTTTTGGCGGAAATCCCGGATCCGGTTCTGCGCGAGGGGGTGCGGGACTTCTTTGTCAACCAGTGGTTCCGCCGCGACTACTGGGTCAAAGGGATGCGACGCCTACCCCCGGTCCGCCAAGCCGAACTGCTCACCGAGGCGCGGCTGGTGCTGCAGACCCCGCGCGCCGAGGTGGGCCTGCAGGTTCGAGGGGTGCTGGGGACGGCCGAGATGGACGGACGTATCTACGGACCGCTGCTCGACCAGCTGGCTGACCATCGACCGCGCAGCCTGGGCCAACTTGAGCGAAGTGTGTGCACCCCGGAGCTGACTCGAGCCCACCTGCACGAGGCGGTGCGGATCCTGGTCGCAGCCGGGCACCTGGCCCCGGTCCAGGAAGAGGCCGCAGTCAAGCGGGCGAGAAAACACACCGACCGCTGCAATGCCCACCTGCTGCACCAAGCTGGCTGCAGCGATGCGGTCGCCATCCTCGTCTCACCGGTGACCGGCGGCGGCGTGCCGGTGGACCGTGTCGAGCAGCTGTTCCTGCTGGCCCTGACCCAGGGGCGCAGGCAGCCAGCGGAATGGGCTGCCCGGGCCTGGGAGACCCTGGTCGCGGAGGGGCGGCAACTCCTCCGCGAAGGTGTGGCCCTGGCGACCGCGGCGGACAACCTGGACGAACTCCATGCCCTGGCCGATCGTTTTGCGGCCCGGCGGCTGCCGGTCCTGCAGGCCCTGCAGGTGGTGTGA
- a CDS encoding GGDEF domain-containing response regulator has protein sequence MRQVNILFVDDEVYTLHALRRLLARSDYGKFFAGSGQEALELLADQQIDIVVTDMKMPGIDGLTLLTLIKQHHPHILRLVLSAHTQADQLLPCINRGEVFRFLTKPLDPRQLHPMIAEAIAAVRKRERESKQVRDLRDSLTRKEDNERRLEILSVTDPLTGLYNRRPFQHALEHEFRQSKRYGTDFSLLLLDLDHFKQVNDTYGHAFGDLVLRAFAVRLQQTIRDCDLAFRYGGEEFVVLLPRTDLRESCVLAERILVECRTHQVRQGAISHMNTVSIGAESYCTGRPATPEELVEQADRLLYLAKQSGRDQVRANCPQAT, from the coding sequence ATGCGACAGGTCAACATTCTGTTTGTCGACGACGAGGTCTATACCCTCCACGCCCTGCGCAGGCTGCTGGCCCGCAGCGACTACGGCAAATTCTTTGCTGGCAGTGGCCAGGAGGCATTGGAACTGCTCGCCGACCAGCAGATCGATATCGTTGTCACGGATATGAAGATGCCGGGTATTGACGGCCTGACCCTGCTCACCCTGATCAAGCAGCATCACCCGCACATCCTCCGCCTTGTGCTGAGTGCACACACCCAGGCCGACCAGTTGTTGCCCTGCATCAATCGTGGCGAGGTCTTTCGTTTTCTCACCAAGCCGCTCGACCCCCGTCAACTCCACCCCATGATCGCCGAGGCTATCGCCGCGGTCCGGAAGCGAGAGCGGGAAAGCAAACAGGTCCGCGACCTGCGCGATTCCCTGACCCGCAAGGAGGACAATGAACGACGCTTGGAAATACTGAGCGTCACCGATCCCCTGACCGGCCTCTACAACCGGCGGCCATTCCAGCATGCCCTTGAACACGAGTTCCGGCAAAGCAAGCGCTACGGCACCGATTTTTCCCTGCTGCTGCTCGACCTTGACCACTTCAAGCAGGTCAACGATACGTATGGCCATGCCTTCGGCGATCTGGTGCTGCGGGCGTTCGCCGTCCGGCTCCAACAGACGATCCGTGATTGTGACCTAGCCTTCCGTTACGGTGGCGAGGAATTCGTGGTGCTCCTGCCGCGAACCGACCTGCGCGAGTCCTGCGTCCTCGCCGAGCGCATCCTTGTAGAGTGCCGGACTCACCAAGTCCGGCAGGGAGCGATCAGCCACATGAACACGGTCAGCATCGGCGCGGAGTCCTATTGCACCGGCCGACCGGCTACTCCGGAAGAACTGGTCGAGCAGGCCGACCGGCTGCTCTACCTGGCCAAGCAGAGTGGCCGCGACCAGGTGCGGGCGAATTGTCCCCAGGCCACCTGA
- a CDS encoding response regulator, translating into MRADTDISTRPTVLFVDDESMLLSSLQRLLRREPFTILLAVSAREAMEIMARTPVDVLVVDLQMPDIDGYELLSRVEVLHPQTVCLVMSAVADKEKVEEVVRHRHVFKFIAKPIHPDVLKRVIRDSVCRRSGGVEPPETIISPEHLMLCKEHLSKTEFTQAFNEKYVC; encoded by the coding sequence GTGAGAGCTGATACCGACATTTCGACGCGACCGACCGTGCTCTTCGTCGATGACGAGAGCATGCTGCTCAGTTCGCTGCAACGCCTGCTCCGTCGCGAGCCCTTCACGATCCTGCTCGCGGTCAGCGCGAGGGAGGCCATGGAGATCATGGCGCGAACCCCGGTCGATGTGCTCGTGGTCGACCTGCAGATGCCGGATATCGACGGATACGAACTGTTGTCCAGGGTCGAAGTGCTGCATCCCCAGACCGTCTGCTTGGTGATGAGCGCGGTGGCCGACAAGGAAAAAGTAGAGGAGGTTGTGCGGCATCGGCACGTCTTCAAGTTCATCGCCAAACCGATTCATCCGGACGTGCTCAAGCGGGTCATTCGCGACTCGGTGTGCCGCAGGTCCGGCGGGGTCGAACCGCCGGAAACGATCATTTCGCCGGAGCACCTGATGCTCTGCAAGGAACACCTCTCAAAAACGGAGTTCACCCAGGCATTCAACGAAAAATACGTTTGCTGA
- a CDS encoding beta strand repeat-containing protein, translating into MKKRYVAISLTLGSLALAGGAQADTWDVTQKVTVGANTTVTQGDGNTSATQAMNAIDVETLNGTSQAVEMGTFTLTLTQTGASTATSNQAANYVQADTISKAFSQDVNSAAAASAIALTQSAVGTANIQALNMADGGTVGSTGIFSQEVTPTGAAGDITLTQTTTMGADSVQAANYINGTTITSAIQTVDNDNTGNGDIALVQPIGTGSITQAVNYATAETITSLAQNIKTVDLVLGQAGGTSNVQVGNYAQATTVVDTLLSQKTDASGMIDMDQITAGSGNLQAVNAADVKSVTGAVTQAATTGATNINLNQNNQTNSQQFVNYLTSTGTVASVTQDYLNSGKTATLVQDMATASQQALNAIEMTGGADVLTKGTQTVTLATLSLSQGETADNTGSSQAANLLLSGNDIAEASQTVTADIDVTQELGTGNLQAVNLAAGIDITTSLTQTINGTSDTFEQGGTGAATNTQAGNYLDVGATGTVKSVVQDYSATASVLMDQDDITSGVQGLNVIDASASGVTVTSADQNVTVPSLTMHQGRDVGTTTSVQAGNAVITDAVATGGAVNQDVSVTTLAMTQANGNKSIQAANYVGSMPN; encoded by the coding sequence ATGAAAAAACGTTATGTCGCAATCAGCCTGACCCTGGGGTCGCTGGCCCTGGCCGGTGGAGCCCAGGCCGACACCTGGGACGTGACCCAGAAGGTGACCGTGGGCGCAAACACGACCGTGACCCAGGGGGACGGGAACACTTCCGCCACCCAGGCGATGAACGCCATCGACGTGGAGACCCTCAATGGCACCAGCCAGGCGGTTGAGATGGGGACTTTTACCTTGACCTTGACGCAAACGGGTGCGTCAACGGCTACTTCGAACCAGGCCGCCAACTATGTTCAAGCGGACACTATTTCTAAAGCCTTTTCGCAGGACGTGAACAGTGCGGCGGCAGCCAGCGCCATCGCGCTGACCCAGTCGGCCGTCGGCACTGCCAATATCCAGGCGCTCAACATGGCCGACGGCGGAACGGTTGGCAGTACGGGAATATTCTCTCAGGAAGTCACCCCTACCGGAGCGGCAGGCGACATTACCCTGACGCAGACCACTACAATGGGCGCTGACAGTGTGCAGGCAGCGAACTATATCAACGGCACGACCATCACAAGTGCAATCCAGACAGTCGACAACGACAACACCGGTAACGGGGATATTGCCCTTGTGCAGCCGATCGGGACAGGAAGCATCACCCAGGCGGTCAACTATGCCACGGCTGAAACCATCACCTCGCTTGCGCAGAATATTAAAACCGTGGATCTCGTGCTTGGTCAGGCCGGCGGGACCAGCAATGTGCAGGTGGGGAACTATGCGCAGGCCACTACAGTCGTTGATACGCTTCTGTCACAGAAGACTGACGCTTCCGGCATGATCGACATGGATCAGATCACCGCTGGCTCCGGCAATCTGCAGGCGGTCAATGCCGCGGATGTAAAATCGGTTACCGGCGCTGTCACCCAGGCGGCAACGACCGGCGCCACGAACATCAATCTTAACCAGAACAACCAGACTAACAGCCAGCAGTTCGTCAACTACCTGACCTCGACCGGAACGGTGGCCTCCGTCACGCAGGATTACCTGAATAGCGGTAAGACCGCCACTCTTGTTCAGGACATGGCTACCGCCTCACAACAGGCACTGAACGCCATTGAAATGACTGGTGGCGCTGACGTGCTGACCAAGGGAACGCAGACCGTGACCCTCGCCACCTTGAGCTTGAGCCAGGGGGAAACTGCCGATAACACGGGCTCCAGCCAGGCGGCTAACCTGCTTCTGTCGGGGAACGACATTGCTGAAGCGTCCCAGACAGTGACGGCGGATATCGATGTGACCCAAGAGCTGGGGACCGGTAACCTTCAGGCCGTTAACCTCGCAGCTGGCATTGACATAACCACCAGCCTCACCCAGACAATCAATGGTACATCCGATACTTTCGAGCAGGGCGGCACCGGCGCCGCAACCAACACCCAGGCTGGCAACTACCTGGATGTCGGCGCAACTGGTACGGTTAAATCGGTGGTACAGGACTATAGCGCGACCGCCTCTGTCCTCATGGATCAGGATGATATCACGAGTGGCGTGCAGGGGTTGAACGTTATTGACGCCTCGGCATCTGGCGTGACGGTGACCAGTGCGGACCAGAACGTCACCGTTCCCTCCCTGACCATGCACCAGGGACGGGACGTCGGGACGACAACCAGCGTCCAGGCCGGCAACGCGGTGATCACAGATGCCGTCGCCACCGGAGGCGCGGTCAATCAGGATGTAAGTGTCACCACCCTGGCCATGACCCAGGCGAATGGCAACAAATCCATCCAGGCCGCCAACTATGTCGGCTCCATGCCCAATTAA
- a CDS encoding type IV secretory system conjugative DNA transfer family protein — MSARHQDSRPEPWTHIGTGVHLDHPQAILELGFPDSARKGHCWCFGTTRVGKTRVMEHILEQDIRKGYSVVAIDPKGDIGLFSKITQLAEETDRLADLMLITPIFPQYSAILDPLSSYCMPEELVAHITAGVAVGREPYFFGVAYEVSLVVVQALILLAAQAGKTPSFNLNDIKNHISHQELERLKEKIDYINTPEAKQLSRDMEKILSTPADYYSKVASSLRVALTELTSGNVGRIIGKADENRFIQRLEQGQGIILVVQLGSLLTKRAAYTAGKVIISMIQAFVGRVYSSGRNVEPPLVLHIDEAQSVLYQGIEDLFAKAGGAGVFIHGYCQSISQLHAEVGEDRANTILDNCNTKLFMRVPDAHTASYVSEHLGEERRFSPIISVGGGLSIRETEEVRVRHTEILNLAPRELFLVTYSGTYRGRTATVEDATLRVTFPDLAAVTVSRDGR, encoded by the coding sequence GTGAGCGCCCGCCACCAGGACAGCCGACCCGAGCCCTGGACCCACATCGGCACCGGCGTCCATCTCGATCATCCCCAGGCGATCCTCGAACTGGGCTTTCCCGACAGTGCCCGCAAGGGGCACTGCTGGTGCTTCGGCACCACCCGGGTGGGCAAGACCCGGGTCATGGAGCACATCCTCGAGCAGGATATCCGCAAGGGCTACTCGGTGGTGGCCATCGACCCCAAGGGCGACATCGGCCTGTTCTCCAAGATCACCCAGCTGGCCGAAGAGACCGACCGGCTCGCCGACCTCATGCTCATCACCCCGATCTTCCCCCAGTACAGCGCCATCCTCGACCCGCTCTCCTCCTACTGTATGCCCGAGGAACTGGTCGCCCACATCACCGCCGGGGTGGCCGTCGGCCGCGAGCCCTACTTCTTCGGCGTGGCCTACGAGGTCAGCCTGGTGGTGGTCCAGGCCCTGATCCTGCTGGCCGCACAGGCCGGGAAAACCCCCTCGTTCAACCTCAACGACATCAAGAACCACATCAGCCACCAGGAGTTGGAACGGCTGAAGGAAAAGATCGACTACATCAACACCCCGGAGGCCAAGCAGCTCTCCCGGGACATGGAGAAGATCCTCTCCACGCCGGCGGACTACTACTCCAAGGTGGCCAGTTCGCTGCGGGTGGCGCTCACCGAGCTGACCTCGGGCAATGTCGGACGGATCATCGGCAAGGCCGACGAGAACCGCTTCATCCAGCGGCTCGAGCAGGGCCAGGGCATCATCCTGGTGGTGCAGCTGGGGTCGCTCTTGACCAAGCGGGCCGCCTACACCGCCGGCAAGGTGATCATCTCCATGATCCAGGCCTTTGTCGGCCGGGTCTACTCCAGCGGCCGCAACGTCGAGCCGCCCCTGGTGCTGCACATCGACGAGGCCCAGTCCGTGCTCTACCAGGGCATCGAGGACCTGTTCGCCAAGGCCGGCGGCGCCGGCGTGTTCATCCACGGCTATTGCCAGTCGATCAGCCAGCTGCACGCCGAGGTGGGCGAGGACCGGGCCAACACCATCCTCGACAACTGCAACACCAAGCTGTTCATGCGCGTGCCCGACGCCCACACGGCCAGCTACGTGTCCGAGCACCTGGGCGAGGAGCGGCGGTTCTCGCCGATCATCTCGGTGGGCGGCGGACTCAGTATCCGCGAGACCGAGGAGGTGCGCGTCCGCCACACCGAGATCCTCAACCTGGCGCCGCGCGAGCTCTTTCTGGTGACCTACTCCGGCACCTACCGGGGCCGGACCGCCACGGTCGAGGACGCCACCCTGCGGGTGACCTTTCCGGACCTGGCCGCGGTGACGGTCAGTCGGGATGGCCGGTGA
- a CDS encoding peptidoglycan-binding domain-containing protein, producing the protein MDKSVFLNRRRPERRVLLFFALLAGILAGPFQGEASAADAKGNFAVRGVGSLTCPQLVSSLTAKDEQAKRESILLYISWIDGYLSHVNRGESATFDIVPFVQTQDMLAVVLTQCQTRQDVLVETVLLQTLGALAPARVHTDSPVVAVRVGKREGNLRKETILAIQNKLIERNLFKGSAKGEFNDASRKALAAFQKSVKLDGTGFPDVDTIIRLLLS; encoded by the coding sequence ATGGACAAGAGCGTATTTCTGAACAGACGCCGGCCAGAACGGCGCGTGCTCCTCTTCTTCGCCCTGCTTGCCGGCATCCTGGCCGGACCGTTTCAGGGCGAGGCGTCTGCCGCGGATGCGAAGGGCAATTTCGCGGTGCGCGGCGTTGGCTCGCTGACCTGTCCCCAGCTGGTCAGCTCCCTTACCGCCAAGGACGAACAGGCCAAGCGGGAGTCCATCCTCCTCTACATAAGTTGGATCGACGGTTATCTCAGCCACGTCAATCGGGGCGAGTCCGCTACCTTTGACATTGTCCCCTTCGTGCAAACCCAGGACATGCTGGCTGTGGTGCTCACCCAATGCCAGACGCGCCAGGACGTCCTGGTGGAAACGGTCCTCCTCCAGACCCTCGGCGCACTGGCACCGGCCCGGGTGCACACCGATTCACCCGTGGTCGCGGTGCGTGTGGGTAAACGCGAAGGCAACCTGCGCAAGGAAACCATTCTAGCCATTCAGAACAAGCTGATCGAACGAAATCTGTTCAAGGGAAGCGCCAAAGGAGAGTTCAACGACGCTTCGCGCAAGGCCCTGGCCGCTTTTCAGAAGTCGGTCAAGCTCGATGGAACCGGGTTCCCGGACGTCGACACCATTATTCGGCTGCTGCTCTCCTGA